The segment TGGCCAAGAATTTGATTAAATTGGGTATCGAGATAGAAAATAAATCTTATTTTGATACGATTACACTCAATCTTGGATCGAAAGCCGCCGGAATTCTGAAAAGCGCTCGGGACAAAGGAATTAATCTTCGAGATTTTCAGAACGGTAAAATCGCAATCGCGCTCGATGAAACTGTGGAAATCAAGGATATAGAAGATTTGTTCTCCGTCTTCGGCGGATCTTCAGTCGATCTTTCGTTGGCCGAAGAATCAATTCCAAGCGAATTCAAAAGAACTTCCGAATATTTAACGCATCCGGTTTTTCATTCTTACCATACTGAAACTAAAATGCTTCGCTATATTCGCAAATTAGAATCAAGGGATCTATCGCTGACTACTTCTATGATTCCGCTCGGATCATGCACTATGAAATTGAATGCTACGGTCGAGATGCTTCCGGTTACTTGGCCTGAGTTTTCCTCCTTGCATCCGTTCGCTCCTGCCGAACAAACGGAAGGATATAAAACGATCTTCCGCCAGCTCGAATCAATGCTTTCTCAAGTCACGGGATTTCCGGGAATTTCTTTGCAACCGAACGCGGGCTCCCAAGGGGAGTATGCCGGTCTTTTGGCCATCCGAAATTACCATTTATCTAAGGGAGATGCGGATAGAAATATTTGCTTAATTCCGATTTCGGCCCACGGAACAAATCCAGCTTCCGCAGCAATGGCCGGATTTAAAGTAGTCGTCGTAGGCTGTGATGCGGAAGGGAACGTGGATGTGGCCGATTTAAAGGAAAAAGCTCGGGAACATTCGAATGATTTAGCCGCCTTAATGATCACCTATCCTTCTACTCATGGGGTGTATGAAGAATCCATTAAGGAAATCTGTTCGATCGTTCATGAACACGGCGGTCAAGTCTATATGGACGGCGCAAATATGAACGCCCAGGTCGGAATTACAAGACCGGCAGATATCGGAGCTGATGTTTGCCACTTAAATCTGCACAAAACATTCTGTATTCCGCACGGAGGCGGAGGACCAGGTGTCGGCCCAATTGGCGTGGCTAAACACTTAGTTCCTTTCTTACCCGGACATCCATTAGTCGATAACGGAACAGGAAATATGCACGGTGCCGTTTCTGCCGCTCCGTGGGGAAGCGCGAGTATCGTACTTATTTCCTGGGTATATATCGCTCTATTGGGTAGCCAGGGTTTAGAACATGCAACGAAGGCTGCAATTTTAAATGCCAATTATATAGCGAAGCGTTTGGAAAATTACTACCCTGTATTGTACAAGGGAAAACATGGCTTCGTCGCACACGAATGTATTCTGGACGTTCGCCCGTTTAAGAAGACGTCGGGAATCGAAGTCGAAGACGTTGCCAAACGATTAATGGACTATGGATTCCACGCTCCTACGATGTCTTTTCCGGTTCCGGGTACGTTGATGATCGAACCTACGGAATCCGAATCTCAGGAAGAATTGGATCGGTTCTGCGAAGCAATGATCCTAATTCATGACGAAATCAAAGAAATCGAAGGCGGTAAAGCCGACCCGAAAGATAATCCTCTCAAAAACGCTCCTCATACTGCGCAAATGGTAACGTCCGATTCTTGGAAACACGCTTACACTCGCGAAAAAGCGGCTTACCCAACTAACTGGACGAAAGAACATAAGTTCTGGCCTTACGTCGGTAGGATCGATAACGTTTATGGAGATCGCAATTTAGTTTGTTCTTGTCTTCCGATCGAAGACTATTTGCAAAATTAGTGAATCTCCCTATCTGTTCCTGAAAAATAAAAGCCGGAAGAACTCTTCCGGCTTTTTTGTATTTATATCAATTTTTTTACGGGAGAAGAGAGATATTACTCTCCTTTCTTCTTGGATTTCTTCGACTTTTTATCACCGTCTCCATCCTTATCTTTCTTAGATTTTTTAGACTTTTTGGATTCCTTGTCGCCGTCCTCATCTTTATCTTTCTTGGGCTTCTTAACTTTTTTGGAATCTTTTTCCTCGTCGTCCCTCTCGTGCGATTTTTTAGACTCCGACTTCTTTACGGTATCGCCGTCTTCATCTTTTTTCTTTTTTGAATGATGATCCGCATGATCTCCTTCTCCCGCTTTACCCGGCTTCGCCCTACAGTAAGCGTCCACATTTGTACCGCTTTGCTTATGGTATCCCGAAACCCATGTACAATCGGAGTCGGCTTCACACTGCCCTTTTGATAGACCATGACATTGAGATTCGGCTCGCACAGAGCCGAACGCGAATAAAACCGCTACGGATAACGTCAGGCTAAGAGTTACTCTCAGCAAATAGATAGACGTATTTTTCATTTAGATTGAGTCCTCCAGGAAAATCTGTCGACCCAGGATCAACTCATAGCAGGATTTTGCGATTAGGAAATTTATTTTCTGAGAAATATTTATTCTGAAAAGTTACGAATTGGAGAATTAGGAAAATTCTTTCTTTCCAATAATGAAGATATCATTCTCCAAAAAGGTGGGTCGGGAGGGGAAGTCCCCCCGACCAAACACAGTCAGGAATCAACCGCCATAGTACGTCTTGAGAACCCGCTTTGATTGACACTAAATCCCATCTCTTTTCTAACACTTCCCTCGGGTTCGGTTTTAAGAAGCGGATCGAATTCTACTTCTACTTACGGAACTAGTCAAGTCGACAAAGTGAAAAGGAAAATAAAAATAAGTTATTATTGAATGTACGTTCTAAAAACGGAAACTGAAATAACGCGATACCCCGGTAAAATATTAGAAAAAACTCGAATTCCAAGAAGCGATTCGTTAGCAAATAAAAGAGGAGGTTTATATATCTATTTTAAAGCTCCGGTTGAAAGTATATTAGAAATGTAAAATGAAACTTTTACGCAAGATCATAAAAAGGCGTAAGAAATAAAAAACCCGACCATATGATCGGGTTTTAATAAAATCGATAATTGCAAAAACCCGGCGACGTCCTACTCTCCCACACAGCGAACCATGCAGTACCATTAGCGATGAGAGGCTTAACTTCCGTGTTCGGGATGGGAACGGGTGTGACCCTCTCTCTATAATCACCGAGAATCTACGGCCAGTATTTGATTTTGATCGGTTTTGTCGAATCTTTTTTGCGGAAAAGGATTCGAATTTTGATAATCCGCGAGGAAAAATGTTTTCTTTCATTCTAGCGGGCGAGTGAAATTTATCTATGCGATTCTTTCTGCCTATTTCCACGACTGCTTTGATAATTCTGAGTGTTTTATTATATGGCTGTAGTTCATCACAAACGAAACCGGAGCTTTCTAAAAAGCCGCAAATATTCGGCCAAGAACTTCTATCCTTTGCAGACATTTACTGGACGCAAAAATGTGCAGCCTGTCACGGACTATCCGGGACACCGCCGGAGGGACCGATGCCGACCCCACGAAAGTTCGGAACATTCGGAATGAAAATGGGGTTTTTCTTCGGCGGGGATAAGATGAGAGCAGGAATATTCAGAACCATACGTGACGGAAAAAATCAAAGTATGCCCTCTTTCGGTAAAGAGTTAAGCGAAGAGCAGATCTGGGCGCTTGCGAATAAAATCGAACGGCTGCCGAATTAAAGAAGTTCGGTCAAGCTACGAACTTCTTCCCTCGAATAAGCATCCGGTTTTTTTAAAATTTGAACCAACGCTTTGAATTCGCGTAACTCTAAGTTTCGCGGATGCTTTCCAAAATAATACTCGGACGATTTATGAATTCCGTTAAGACCTCGTCCCCAATAAACCAAATTCAAATAGTATTCTAAAATTCCTTTTTTGCCCAATTCGGAATCCAAGCTCTGCGCAATTCGGATTTCTCTCAACTTTCTTGATAAGGTCTTATCCCTAGACAAAAATAATGTTCTAGCCAATTGTTGATCGATCGTGCTGGCGCCCCTTAATTTCCTAAAGAAAACGACTGCCTGCAAAACCGAAGACTGAATGTCCGAAACGGAATAGCCGGCGTGTCTATGGAATCTTGCGTCTTCGACTTCGACCAGATAGTTAGTACTGCCGGATGGCAGCTCGTCCAATCGCACCCAATCGGGTTCCAGTATTACCGATTCTAAATTTTCTGGCAGATAGACCAAACGATTCTCCGAAAACAAAATCTGTTTTTCCGGAAAAGTCTCAAAGTATATGAGTCCTACGGTTAATAGGAGAATAATTATTCGAACAAAACTTTGTTTCATCTTTTGATATAAATGCGAATCCGAAATACTTGTAGAAGTCATCATATTCGTTTATCATAGATCAAAAAGACTTCGTCTTCCTTTTGTTCGCATAATACTAGCTTCCATTGAGCGTTATCGAAGGACGGATAAGCTAATTGCCCGTCGGCTAGCGACGGTAGATCCGACTGGCCGATCAAAAAAGGTACGATCGTAAGGTAAATTCTTTGAATCAAATTCTTTCGAAAAAAGGAATCATTAAGTCGAGGTCCCCCTTCCAAAAGAATATTCTTAAATTCAAAATCGCTTAACTTTTGCATCACCTGTATCGTATCAATATCATCGTAGCCTAATACGACGATTTCCGCAAGATCGGAAAGATTAGAGCGAATTGAAGATTCGTTGTGTTTTGTACAGAACAGGAGCGGTTTCTTTCGGGAATTTTGAAAAACTTTTCGGTCTTCCGGCAATGTTCCATTTCGAACCAATAAAATCGGGCGCGGTTCGTTCACTTGATCCACATAACGTAAATGAGTTACCGGATCGTCGTTTACTAAGCTATTTTTTCCTAAAATCAATCCGTCTGAAACGGCACGGATTTCATCCATTCTTTTCTTATCGTTCCTGGAAGAAAGACCGTACCACTTTCCGTCCGGACGAGAAACTTTTCCGTCCAGGGTCATTGCCATATTTACGGATAGATAAGGAAGATTCATTCGGTGCGAGTCGCAAGCGTTTCTGCGAGTAACTTCGTCACTTTACCTCGGCAAGTACCGCATCCGGTACAACAAAGGGTATCCTGCATCAACTTTCCAAGCGTATCGTTACCTCTACGAATGGAACTTACTATTTCCTCTTCGGACACCTGATTGCAAACGCAGACTTTGCGAGGTCGCATTAATGCATTTAAATCAATCTGATTAAAATCGGAGGAATTCATGAGCCGTTTAAATATTGGACTCCAAAACGGAAGGCTTCTTTCAAGACTACCGATGAAACAGCTTCATGCAAGAGAATTTTTTGCAAAATATTTCTCGTTGACAGAGATGTTTTAGCACATATTTTCCTTTGAAATTTCTTTAGAAGGACATCAATCCGTATATGCAAGTTACCAAACGCGCCCCCATGAGAGAAATCCTGGGTTGGTGCATGTTCGACTTTGCCAACTCCAGTTATACAACGGTAATCATAAGCGTAACGTACGGGGTGGTTTTCAGCCAACTAATCGTCCCGCCTTCAACAAATTCGAATAATCCTTATGAAACGGGAAATTTTCTCTGGGGTCTCGCGTTAGCGTTTTCCTATCTGATTGTAGTCATTACCGGACCCATCTTTGGAGCGGTTACTGATTATTCCGCGAAGAAAAAAGCATTTTTATTTTGGAGCTATATTCTTTGTGTAATTACGACGGCAGCCCTTTGGTTCGTAGTTTCGCCCGGTCAATTTGGCTTAGCCTTCTTATTAATAATTCTTTCAAATTTCTTTTTTGCTTCGGGAGAAAATTTCACTTCCAGCTTTCTTCCTTTTCTAGGTCCTAAACATGAGCTTGGAAAAATTTCGGGATACGCGTGGGGAATCGGTTATTTTGGCGGAATTGCCGCCGTTGCCCTTGTAGATACCTTAGGAGAGCCGGTCCCATCCAATTATGATAGCATGCGGTTGGTAGGCCCGTACACCGCCTTTTTCTTTTTGGTCGCCGGAATTCCGACTTTCTTACTTCTAAAGGAATACTCCACAGGAAGTCCAAAACCGGTAGGAGTCAGTTATTTAAAGATCGGATTTGATCGAGTACAAAGTACTTTTAAAGACATTCAGCACTTCCGAGACATGGCCGTATATCTTATTTCCCTATTTTTTGCAATGGCAGCGTTAGGCGTAGTTATTAGCTTTGCATTCATCTACGGGACCCAGGAAATCCAGATGGAAAAAGAACATAGAATTACGATGTTTCTTTTCATTCAATTGTTCGCTGCGGTCGGAGCGGTATTATTCGGCTTTATCCAAGATAAGATAGGAGCATTAAAAACATTTAATATTACTTTGGTATTATGGATCGTTTGCCTTTTACTAATTTATTGGGTCCGAGAAGTCGCAACCTTTATTAATTCGTTCGGTATCCATGTATCCGTCCAATGGACATTCGTAGGAATTACGATTTTAGCGGGCACAGGTTTGGGTTCTACCCAATCCGCAAGCAGGGCTATTGTGGGAATTTTTTCGCCCGAATCAAAATCGGGCGAATTCTACGGCTTATGGGGACTCTCCGGAAAGGTAGCCGCGGCATTCGGACTGGTGGCGATAAGTGTTTTGCAGACACTTCTATCCCTACGTAACGCATTCTTGGCGGTCAGTGTTTTCTTTCTGGTCGCGTTAATCGTAAATCTATTTGTGAACGAAGAAAGAGGAATTAAAAAATCGGATGAATATGATAAACGGCATAAGCATCATTAATTCGAAAATCCTTTAAGCCGAGAAATCCTACCGGTACTCGCTTGCCAGAAATCCCGAATCGTGCTATATTTTTCGTATGGCAGGAATCGAATTTCAAACGGAAGATGAATTTGAATCCCACCAAAGCCAAAGACGTTTGGCTTTGATAACCATGGATGAGCTCACTCAAACAAAGCTGGATTTATTG is part of the Leptospira broomii serovar Hurstbridge str. 5399 genome and harbors:
- the gcvP gene encoding aminomethyl-transferring glycine dehydrogenase; protein product: MNAATWNPTGNTKLEGQLSPLDTFLRRHVGPDLEQTKNMLSLLGLPTLDELVAKSVPEGIRLLQSLNLPEPSTERKILEDLKGIASKNKIFRSYIGAGYQGSVLPYVIQRNILENPGWYTAYTPYQAEISQGRLEALLNFQTMIMDLTGLEIANASLLDEATAAAEAVFLAFAVKKNETAKLLFVSELCHPQTIDVIRTRAFPLGIEVNVGDHNNAELNEDYFAVVVQYPGTDGSIHNYERFFQLAHNVGALTICAADLISLTVLKPPGEFGADVAVGTNQRFGLPFGFGGPHAGYFATKDEFKRNMPGRLIGVSKDSQGKPGLRLSLQTREQHIRRDKATSNICTAQVLLAVLSSMYAVYHGPKGLKEIALRIHKLTETLAKNLIKLGIEIENKSYFDTITLNLGSKAAGILKSARDKGINLRDFQNGKIAIALDETVEIKDIEDLFSVFGGSSVDLSLAEESIPSEFKRTSEYLTHPVFHSYHTETKMLRYIRKLESRDLSLTTSMIPLGSCTMKLNATVEMLPVTWPEFSSLHPFAPAEQTEGYKTIFRQLESMLSQVTGFPGISLQPNAGSQGEYAGLLAIRNYHLSKGDADRNICLIPISAHGTNPASAAMAGFKVVVVGCDAEGNVDVADLKEKAREHSNDLAALMITYPSTHGVYEESIKEICSIVHEHGGQVYMDGANMNAQVGITRPADIGADVCHLNLHKTFCIPHGGGGPGVGPIGVAKHLVPFLPGHPLVDNGTGNMHGAVSAAPWGSASIVLISWVYIALLGSQGLEHATKAAILNANYIAKRLENYYPVLYKGKHGFVAHECILDVRPFKKTSGIEVEDVAKRLMDYGFHAPTMSFPVPGTLMIEPTESESQEELDRFCEAMILIHDEIKEIEGGKADPKDNPLKNAPHTAQMVTSDSWKHAYTREKAAYPTNWTKEHKFWPYVGRIDNVYGDRNLVCSCLPIEDYLQN
- a CDS encoding c-type cytochrome translates to MRFFLPISTTALIILSVLLYGCSSSQTKPELSKKPQIFGQELLSFADIYWTQKCAACHGLSGTPPEGPMPTPRKFGTFGMKMGFFFGGDKMRAGIFRTIRDGKNQSMPSFGKELSEEQIWALANKIERLPN
- a CDS encoding biosynthetic peptidoglycan transglycosylase, with translation MTSTSISDSHLYQKMKQSFVRIIILLLTVGLIYFETFPEKQILFSENRLVYLPENLESVILEPDWVRLDELPSGSTNYLVEVEDARFHRHAGYSVSDIQSSVLQAVVFFRKLRGASTIDQQLARTLFLSRDKTLSRKLREIRIAQSLDSELGKKGILEYYLNLVYWGRGLNGIHKSSEYYFGKHPRNLELREFKALVQILKKPDAYSREEVRSLTELL
- a CDS encoding RibD family protein, encoding MNLPYLSVNMAMTLDGKVSRPDGKWYGLSSRNDKKRMDEIRAVSDGLILGKNSLVNDDPVTHLRYVDQVNEPRPILLVRNGTLPEDRKVFQNSRKKPLLFCTKHNESSIRSNLSDLAEIVVLGYDDIDTIQVMQKLSDFEFKNILLEGGPRLNDSFFRKNLIQRIYLTIVPFLIGQSDLPSLADGQLAYPSFDNAQWKLVLCEQKEDEVFLIYDKRI
- a CDS encoding (2Fe-2S)-binding protein; this translates as MNSSDFNQIDLNALMRPRKVCVCNQVSEEEIVSSIRRGNDTLGKLMQDTLCCTGCGTCRGKVTKLLAETLATRTE
- a CDS encoding MFS transporter — protein: MQVTKRAPMREILGWCMFDFANSSYTTVIISVTYGVVFSQLIVPPSTNSNNPYETGNFLWGLALAFSYLIVVITGPIFGAVTDYSAKKKAFLFWSYILCVITTAALWFVVSPGQFGLAFLLIILSNFFFASGENFTSSFLPFLGPKHELGKISGYAWGIGYFGGIAAVALVDTLGEPVPSNYDSMRLVGPYTAFFFLVAGIPTFLLLKEYSTGSPKPVGVSYLKIGFDRVQSTFKDIQHFRDMAVYLISLFFAMAALGVVISFAFIYGTQEIQMEKEHRITMFLFIQLFAAVGAVLFGFIQDKIGALKTFNITLVLWIVCLLLIYWVREVATFINSFGIHVSVQWTFVGITILAGTGLGSTQSASRAIVGIFSPESKSGEFYGLWGLSGKVAAAFGLVAISVLQTLLSLRNAFLAVSVFFLVALIVNLFVNEERGIKKSDEYDKRHKHH